The genomic segment CTTGTCAGTTTTTTTGATGTTCATAACTGGGGAGGGGCTGAAAAAAAATCTACTGGATCTGGGCAGGATAAACTTGGCAGACTCAATATTCTATCGGATTTATCCCAAAAAACTAAATTGATATGTCCAGATCTGTTACTGCGATTTATTGTTTTTTTAAGCGGGGATGTTGCGCTCTGTTGCGGCGATGAGAAGGCGGTACATAGCCTTGGTAATATTTTTGAGAATGATCCTATTGAAATATACAACGGCTCAGTTTTTTCTGATTAT from the Desulfobotulus pelophilus genome contains:
- a CDS encoding SPASM domain-containing protein; the encoded protein is LVSFFDVHNWGGAEKKSTGSGQDKLGRLNILSDLSQKTKLICPDLLLRFIVFLSGDVALCCGDEKAVHSLGNIFENDPIEIYNGSVFSDYRRLMGEGRLTDIAYCRNCQIILSRMKKQYLEVTGKF